The genome window TAGGTGACTATATCTGCTCTCACTCCAGTAGTTTCTTGTGCACCCCCTTGAGCCAGTCTAAAGCCAGTCATCACTTCATCAAAAACAAATAAAGCGCCGTTGTCATCACACAGTGATCTGATGCCTTCTAAGAAACCTTCTTTGGGCACTATGCAGCCCATGTTTCCTGCAATAGGTTCTATAATTACACAGGCAATCTCGCCTTTATTTTTCTTAAATATATCAGCTACCTGATCTAGGTTATTATACGGTGCAAGTAAGGTATCTTTTGCAGTACCTTGAGTCACACCAGGACTATTAGGACTACCGAAAGTCACTGCACCACTACCCGCTTGAATCAAGAAGGAATCACTATGACCATGATAACATCCAGCAAATTTTATGATCTTATCACGTCCAGTATAACCTCTAGCAAGTCTTACGGCACTCATACAAGCCTCCGTACCAGAATTCACCATTCTAATTTGATCCACATTAGGAGCCATAGAAATAGCGAGTTTTGCAATTTCTGTTTCAATGGCAGTAGGCATTCCGTAAGAGGTGCCTTTTTTCGTTGCATTGATTACGGCCTCTACGACAGGCTCAAAAGCATGACCTAAAATCATCGGGCCCCATGAGGCGATATAATCTATAATTTGATGACCATCTTCTGTTTGTAAATACGCACCTTTTGCACGTTCTACAAAAACAGGATCACCCCCTACAGCATTAAAGGCCCTTACTGGAGAGTTCACTCCGCCGGGGATATATTTTTTTGCTTCTTGAAAAAGCGCACTACTTCTTTGGTAAATAAATGACATAAAATGGATTTATTATTTAACGATAAGCACTTGGCCTATGTTTAACTCGTCTGATTTTAATCTATTGAGTTTTTTAAGT of Nonlabens sp. Ci31 contains these proteins:
- the hemL gene encoding glutamate-1-semialdehyde 2,1-aminomutase — its product is MSFIYQRSSALFQEAKKYIPGGVNSPVRAFNAVGGDPVFVERAKGAYLQTEDGHQIIDYIASWGPMILGHAFEPVVEAVINATKKGTSYGMPTAIETEIAKLAISMAPNVDQIRMVNSGTEACMSAVRLARGYTGRDKIIKFAGCYHGHSDSFLIQAGSGAVTFGSPNSPGVTQGTAKDTLLAPYNNLDQVADIFKKNKGEIACVIIEPIAGNMGCIVPKEGFLEGIRSLCDDNGALFVFDEVMTGFRLAQGGAQETTGVRADIVTYGKVIGGGLPVGAFAARQEIMNHLAPLGPVYQAGTLSGNPLAMSAGLAMLSHLKNHPEVFDSLAAKTEYLHKGIDSVLSEKGIDFQINRYGSMMSVHFTDQEVVDFASAATGNNDWFKKFFHGLLERGIYLPPSAFESYFLNDALSYADLDKTIEASREVVAKW